A region of Esox lucius isolate fEsoLuc1 chromosome 3, fEsoLuc1.pri, whole genome shotgun sequence DNA encodes the following proteins:
- the eif4a2 gene encoding eukaryotic initiation factor 4A-II produces MSSDSADYNSSRDREHDAGPEGMEPDGVIESNWNEITDNFDDMALKETLLRGIYAYGFEKPSAIQQRAIIPCIKCYDVIAQAQSGTGKTATFAISILQQLDIEQKETQALVLAPTRELAQQIQKVILALGDYMGAACHACIGGTNVRNEMQKLQAEAPHIVVGTPGRVFDMLNRRYLSPKCIKMFVLDEADEMLSRGFKDQIYEIFQKLSTHIQVVLLSATMPADVLEVTKKFMRDPIRILVKKEELTLEGIKQFYINVEREEWKLDTLCDLYETLTITQAVIFLNTRRKVDWLTEKMHARDFTVSALHGDMDQKERDVIMREFRSGSSRVLITTDLLARGIDVQQVSLVINYDLPTNRENYIHRIGRGGRFGRKGVAINFVTEEDRRILRDIETFYNTTVDEMPLNVADLI; encoded by the exons ATGTCTAGTGATTCTGCTGATTACAACAG CTCCAGAGATCGTGAGCACGATGCAGGGCCAGAGGGAATGGAACCGGATGGTGTCATCGAG AGCAACTGGAACGAGATCACAGACAACTTCGATGACATGGCCCTGAAGGAGACCCTCCTTAGGGGAATTTATGCGTATGGTTTTGAGAAACCGTCAGCCATTCAACAGCGAGCGATCATTCCCTGTATCAAAT GCTACGATGTTATTGCCCAGGCCCAATCGGGCACCGGCAAGACGGCCACGTTTGCCATCTCCATCCTCCAGCAGCTGGACATAGAGCAGAAGGAGACCCAGGCACTGGTGCTGGCTCCCACTAGGGAGTTGGCTCAGCAG atCCAGAAAGTGATTCTGGCTCTGGGCGACTACATGGGCGCTGCTTGCCACGCCTGCATCGGGGGGACCAATGTCCGCAACGAGATGCAGAAGCTGCAGGCTGAGGCCCCTCACATAGTGGTGGGCACCCCGGGCCGGGTGTTCGACATGCTTAACAGGAGATACCTGT CTCCTAAATGCATCAAGATGTTTGTCCTGGATGAAGCTGATGAGATGCTCAGTCGAGGCTTCAAGGATCAGATCTATGAGATCTTCCAGAAACTGAGCACACACATCCAA GTGGTCCTTCTCTCTGCCACCATGCCTGCAGATGTCCTGGAAGTGACCAAGAAATTCATGAGGGATCCCATACGCATTCTGGTGAAGAAAGAAGAACTTACCCTCGAGGGTATCAAGCAGTTTTACATTAATGTGGAGCGAGAG GAGTGGAAGCTGGACACGCTGTGTGACCTGTACGAGACACTCACAATCACCCAGGCCGTGATCTTTCTCAACACCCGGCGAAAGGTTGACTGGCTTACTGAGAAGATGCACGCGAGGGATTTCACAGTCTCTGCTCTG CACGGAGACATGGACCAGAAGGAGAGGGATGTGATCATGAGGGAGTTCAGGTCTGGCTCCAGCAGAGTTCTCATCACTACTGATCTACTG GCTCGAGGGATTGATGTGCAACAGGTTTCCCTGGTCATAAACTATGACCTTCCCACAAACCGAGAGAATTACATTCACCG AATTGGCCGCGGTGGCCGTTTTGGCAGAAAGGGCGTGGCTATAAACTTTGTGACGGAGGAGGACCGGCGTATCCTACGCGACATCGAGACGTTTTACAACACAACAGTGGACGAGATGCCTTTGAATGTGGCCGACCTGATTTGA
- the b3gnt5b gene encoding lactosylceramide 1,3-N-acetyl-beta-D-glucosaminyltransferase B, with amino-acid sequence MFVNFRRLRRYKWVQLAMTCLVLSLMMVCWEQLDSSSVSHIKSYSYRHLINRYAFINESFTIPRQEARAFRDYRYLLNHPGKCSSEKRVLLLLLVKSSPENFGRRRAIRSTWGNETYIRQALGATVKVVFVLGLAKQREGAYGRRSRGGGGGIQDDLTREDHWHGDLVQQDFVDSFHNLTLKLLLQFRWAHDHCPRARFLMTADDDVFVHMPNVVRYLQDADRRGATDLWVGRVHRGAPPVRHKGSKYYVPPEMYPWASYPDYTAGAAYVVSGDVAEKVYQASLTLNASLYIDDVFMGICASAAGVSPQEHVYFSGEGRAPYHACIYDKMMTSHGHVVDIHQLWKAATDPEVKRVTSGPFGRLYCAAVRLSLLCRPYFFNTYPCKAAFA; translated from the coding sequence ATGTTTGTGAATTTCCGGCGCCTCCGCAGGTACAAGTGGGTGCAGCTGGCGATGACGTGTCTGGTGCTGTCGTTGATGATGGTGTGCTGGGAGCAACTGGACAGCAGCTCCGTGAGCCACATCAAGTCCTACTCTTACCGGCACCTGATCAACCGCTATGCCTTCATCAACGAGAGTTTCACCATCCCGCGCCAGGAGGCCCGGGCGTTCCGCGACTACCGCTACCTGCTGAACCACCCGGGCAAATGCTCGTCGGAGAAGCgcgtgctgctgctgctgctcgtCAAGTCCTCCCCGGAAAACTTTGGCAGGAGGCGCGCCATACGGTCGACGTGGGGCAACGAGACCTACATCCGCCAGGCCCTCGGGGCGACGGTGAAGGTCGTTTTCGTGCTCGGCCTCGCCAAGCAGCGGGAGGGCGCGTACGGGCGCCGGAGCCGCGGCGGGGGAGGGGGCATCCAGGACGACCTCACGCGCGAAGACCACTGGCACGGCGACCTTGTGCAGCAGGACTTTGTGGACTCGTTCCACAACCTCACCCTGAAGCTGCTGCTGCAGTTCCGCTGGGCGCACGACCACTGCCCGCGCGCCCGCTTCCTCATGACCGCCGACGACGACGTCTTCGTGCACATGCCCAACGTGGTGCGCTACCTGCAGGACGCCGACCGCCGGGGCGCGACGGACCTCTGGGTCGGGCGCGTGCACAGGGGCGCGCCGCCCGTCCGCCACAAGGGGAGCAAGTACTACGTCCCGCCGGAGATGTACCCGTGGGCGTCGTACCCGGACTACACGGCGGGGGCGGCCTACGTCGTCTCCGGGGACGTGGCGGAGAAAGTGTACCAGGCCTCGCTGACGCTCAACGCCTCGCTGTACATAGACGACGTCTTCATGGGCATCTGCGCCAGCGCCGCGGGCGTGTCGCCGCAGGAGCACGTCTACTTCTCCGGCGAGGGCAGGGCGCCCTACCACGCGTGCATCTACGACAAGATGATGACGTCACACGGCCATGTGGTCGACATTCACCAACTCTGGAAAGCCGCCACAGACCCCGAGGTCAAGCGGGTCACTTCGGGACCCTTCGGGAGGTTGTACTGCGCAGCGGTGCGACTCTCGCTTCTCTGCAGACCCTACTTCTTCAACACATACCCTTGCAAGGCGGCCTTCGCGTGA